The Chryseobacterium indologenes genomic sequence AACAAAGGAGGGCCTGGAGAAAATGAAAGCTGAGCTGGAACAGTTGGAAACTGTGGAAAGACCAAAAATTACTCAGCAGATCGCAGAAGCAAGAGACAAAGGAGATTTGTCTGAAAATGCAGAATATGATGCGGCTAAAGAGGCTCAGGGAATGCTTGAAATGAGAATTTCCAAGCTGAAAGATGTAATCTCTACTTCTAAAATTATAGACGAAAGCCAATTAGATACTTCAAAAGTTTCCATCTTAACGACTGTGAAACTTAAAAATAATGCTACCAAACAAGAGCAGGTATTTAAATTGGTACCAGATAACGAAAGTGACCTGAAAACAGGAAAGATTTCTGTAAACACTCCGATTGCAAAAGGACTGCTGGGAAAAGCTGTAGGTGAAACTGCAGAAATTACTCTACCCAACGGAAACAAACTTTCTTTTGAAGTATTAGACATTACACTATAGTCTGATATCATCTTAGATTTCTAACCTCTAACTTCTATATAAATGAGCACTATATTCACAAAAATTATCAACGGCGAAATTCCCTCGTATACCATTGCAGAAGATGAAAATTTTATCGCTTTCTTAGACGCAATGCCGCTGGTGAAAGGACATACCCTGGTAGTTCCTAAAAAGAAGTGGATCTGATTTTTGATCTTGACAGTGAAGAATACAAAAACCTTTGGGGATTTGCCCAAGAGGTAGCCAAGAAGATCAAAACTGCAATTCCATGTGTAAGAGTAGGAGTAGCGGTAGTAGGACTTGAAGTACCCCATGCTCATATCCATCTGATTCCTTTAAACAAGATGGAAGACATGAACTTCAGAAATGAAAGATTAAAATTAACGAACGAAGAATATACAGAGATTCAAAACTCAATTATTAATTCTTAACCAACAGAAAATCGTAAAAAAGAAATTTTTTACGATTTTCTTTAACATATACATATTATTATATCATATGAATTCAAACCAGTGTTCTTTCTGCGGTAGAAAAAGAAATGAAGTACAGATGCTGATTTCCGGGCAGAACGGTTTTATTTGTGAAAATTGTATAGAACAGGCACATGCTATTGTAAAAGATGGTGCTTCCAAAGCGGGATATGCTCCGGCAGAAAGTATGGAAGAACTTAAAAAGCCGAAAGTGATCAAGGAATTCCTGGATCAGTACGTGATCGGGCAAGATCAGGCAAAGAAGCAGCTTTCCATTGCTGTTTACAATCATTACAAAAGATTGCTGCATGCCCAGGATGAAAACAGAGAAGTAGAGCTTGAAAAGTCAAATATCATCATGATAGGGGAGACCGGAACAGGAAAAACTTTGCTGGCGAAAACAATTGCCAGAGAGCTGAATGTTCCTTTCTGTATCGTTGATGCTACTATTTTAACAGAAGCAGGTTACGTAGGAGAAGATGTGGAAAGTATCCTGTCAAGACTGTTGATGGTAGCAGATTATGATGTGGAAAAAGCAGAAAAAGGAATTGTCTTTATTGATGAGATCGATAAAATTGCAAGAAAATCAGATAATCCAAGTATTACCAGAGATGTTTCCGGAGAAGGAGTACAACAGGGGCTGCTGAAGTTGCTGGAAGGAAGTATTGTAAACGTTCCGCCGCAGGGAGGCAGAAAACACCCGGACCAAAAGTACATTCAGGTGAATACCCAGAATATCCTGTTTATTGCAGGAGGGGCTTTTGACGGGATCAAAGAGATCATCGAAAGAAGAATGAATAAGCAGGCCATTGGGTTTAGCTCTGAAAAAATCAATAAAGTAGATGAGGATGAATATGTATTAACAAATATTAATGCAGTCGATCTTCGATCTTTCGGATTAATTCCCGAACTTTTAGGAAGATTTCCGATCATTACTTACCTCGATAAACTCACGAAAGAGACTCTGGTAAGAATCATGAAGGAACCAAAAAATTCAATCGTGAACCAATTTGTTGAACTTTTCAAGATGGATGGCACAGATTTGGTAATTACCGACGGGGCAATTGAAAAAATTGTTGAAGAAACAATTGAAAAGGGATTAGGAGCCAGAGGGTTGAGAGGAACTACGGAAAAAGTTCTGGAGGACTATATGTTTTCAATTGGAGAAGAGAAAAATATTATCCTTTCCGAAGATAATATTTTGATTAATAGATAAAATATTTTTTTTTTTTTTGGAAAAAAATAATACCTTTGCGGGTGAAGATTGTATTAACACACAAATATAATTTATACAATGAGAAAAAGTTTATTTGCTATAGGTCTTTTAGCCGTTAGCTATTCTGTTCAGGCGCAGAATGTTCTATGTCATGTAGACACTAACGCTAATATGTATGTGAGCGAAGGCACCCTAGTGTATAGCGGTGGCGGTGTACAAACAAGAGGTAATGGCCTTTTGGATCTACACGGAAACATGATGGTTGTAGGATCAACTACAGACGCCTTTAAAACAATTGATGCATCCGGTGCAGATAAAACTGACGGAGGAAACATCATTGTAAGGCTGAATGATCCCGCCAATTATGCAACCTCTACTTATGGCCAGTTATATATTCAAGGTTTATCCCAAGCCGGAATTACTGGTGTTGTAAGTAAGGAATACAGAACTAACAAACAGGGTGACGGAAACTACTTCCAACAAATTGCCCTTCCTTTCTTTGGTAAAACATTCAATTCATTATCTACTGAACTAGGCAAAACTTTTGGAACTACCAGAAGTGTAAACAATGCCAATTCTGTAAATAATGATTTGATCTTAAAATGGAATAACACAAGTGCTGTGTCTGACCATTTTACCAACCTTGCCAATACGACATCTGACGGTTCCGGATACTATATGTTAGGGTCTAGAAATAACAACCTGAACTTAAGTGCTCCTGCAACGGGTAATGTATTTACTCTTACAGGAAAGCCGTATGCAGAATTTGCAGCTCCTGTTAACTTACAAAACGCAGGAAATGTAAATTTTGGACCTAACGGAACTTACAAAAACTCTTATCAGGAATATTACTATACCTATATCCAGGATCAGTTTGACCTTCCTAATGGTTCTTGGACAGGAACTTACGGTAAAAATATTTACCAGTTCGGTAATCCATTCTTAACCAATTTAGATTTATCTAAAATCGGGTATATTGAGAACGGAACAATTACAGACGGGAATAACATTACCAACATTATGGGTATTGAATACACCTCAGGTAATGTAGTTACTCAAAATTCAGGTGGTTCTTCTGCAACTTATACCACAGGGGCCCAGATTCAGACGTTTGCTTTGAATGGTGTTCCGGTAGGAGATACAGGATTGATCATCAAGCCAATGCAGCCATTTATTATCAAGCTTAGGGATAATACAGCTCAAACTTTAAACTTCAACACGCTTAGAAGATTCAAAGATGTTGTTAGAGCAAACGGAGTTGATTATAACGTTAATGCTGCAAAGATGAGCAATGGAGGAAGCAAGACAGACAGAGGAACTGTAAAGCAACTAGGGGTTATTGGTCTTGATGCTAATAAAAACGAAATTGCAAGAACTTACTATGTAGTTACTCCTACTTCAGCTACTGGTCACCAGACTTCTATTGCCAGTACTGTACAGGCTGCTGCGACTCCAATGAACCTAATCGGAACTTTTGAAGAAGCGGTGAACGGAGGATATGATAATAACTATACTGGTCAGTATTGGTTATATATCAATGAAGCCAATGAAAGTGATTTCCAAGGTAAAAATGTAATGCTTGTAAATTATGATCAGACTAAGATCAAGTATTACAAGTTTGAAATAAAAGAAAATGCTGAACCAATTCCTGCAGGAGCACACCAGCTTTCTGCCGGTATAGGATTCTATTTCAAAGCTGAAAACGGAACTGTACAGCAGGCTAAACAAGGAGATATTGT encodes the following:
- the greA gene encoding transcription elongation factor GreA, whose translation is MASYVTKEGLEKMKAELEQLETVERPKITQQIAEARDKGDLSENAEYDAAKEAQGMLEMRISKLKDVISTSKIIDESQLDTSKVSILTTVKLKNNATKQEQVFKLVPDNESDLKTGKISVNTPIAKGLLGKAVGETAEITLPNGNKLSFEVLDITL
- a CDS encoding T9SS type A sorting domain-containing protein; the protein is MRKSLFAIGLLAVSYSVQAQNVLCHVDTNANMYVSEGTLVYSGGGVQTRGNGLLDLHGNMMVVGSTTDAFKTIDASGADKTDGGNIIVRLNDPANYATSTYGQLYIQGLSQAGITGVVSKEYRTNKQGDGNYFQQIALPFFGKTFNSLSTELGKTFGTTRSVNNANSVNNDLILKWNNTSAVSDHFTNLANTTSDGSGYYMLGSRNNNLNLSAPATGNVFTLTGKPYAEFAAPVNLQNAGNVNFGPNGTYKNSYQEYYYTYIQDQFDLPNGSWTGTYGKNIYQFGNPFLTNLDLSKIGYIENGTITDGNNITNIMGIEYTSGNVVTQNSGGSSATYTTGAQIQTFALNGVPVGDTGLIIKPMQPFIIKLRDNTAQTLNFNTLRRFKDVVRANGVDYNVNAAKMSNGGSKTDRGTVKQLGVIGLDANKNEIARTYYVVTPTSATGHQTSIASTVQAAATPMNLIGTFEEAVNGGYDNNYTGQYWLYINEANESDFQGKNVMLVNYDQTKIKYYKFEIKENAEPIPAGAHQLSAGIGFYFKAENGTVQQAKQGDIVPVTHEEYNLYYGEPNNGTLAIDKKEARPSRTAVVYNPAITNYIVRFDPNWKKADIEVYDMSGKLVISKKAVDASRDFVIELDSSVKNSYVVKIVSDKGETVNTKILK
- the clpX gene encoding ATP-dependent Clp protease ATP-binding subunit ClpX — encoded protein: MNSNQCSFCGRKRNEVQMLISGQNGFICENCIEQAHAIVKDGASKAGYAPAESMEELKKPKVIKEFLDQYVIGQDQAKKQLSIAVYNHYKRLLHAQDENREVELEKSNIIMIGETGTGKTLLAKTIARELNVPFCIVDATILTEAGYVGEDVESILSRLLMVADYDVEKAEKGIVFIDEIDKIARKSDNPSITRDVSGEGVQQGLLKLLEGSIVNVPPQGGRKHPDQKYIQVNTQNILFIAGGAFDGIKEIIERRMNKQAIGFSSEKINKVDEDEYVLTNINAVDLRSFGLIPELLGRFPIITYLDKLTKETLVRIMKEPKNSIVNQFVELFKMDGTDLVITDGAIEKIVEETIEKGLGARGLRGTTEKVLEDYMFSIGEEKNIILSEDNILINR